In Nomia melanderi isolate GNS246 chromosome 5, iyNomMela1, whole genome shotgun sequence, a single genomic region encodes these proteins:
- the bora gene encoding aurora kinase A activator-like protein bora — translation MEQLKWTTPIKNERKHDNITIKSPIVYKTPVKQYETVTKHTTYQNNISCFSVLPKHITPPSGLTKFMARNPFETDLTNRLHLSVISPSVFSKVQSPSEQSPDFAWSVDELAMMQPARIEEYPMQQIHCIDPETEVKAQAAIDQFFKENQIIPSPWEMKKKDSRIKTKTDTPTRASSDMNTTSFKVKKDGWSQTVLSLPPNLPPDVAEALKPYFTFTQEQNSDSDDANSSNNSLRRKLFFNNDECAENEEESSEYLSPVGMNGSFILSSSHPQSGMLVDGVPLKDSDNHLHTSEIILSNLSPPNISPIHKARNNMSCESVRSRNRSVARLDFTTEMSVDETNVNDKENTNNHSLDASLDKVKALDNNSTYIETNHLTEANIAIMNSTNLEKNFETEILEFISKDQNDVHMFNHLTNSCKMFTSENCILQQTNAMLGMSDQHSVSNSVQDTGYQTYSMSSTVNVTDSYNITPVKPKTGYSHLLADDEFRLSDWKENMKNIFSSTPSRSNRERENHIF, via the exons ATGGAGCAACTGAAGTGGACAACACCCATTAAGAACGAAAGGAAACATGATAACATAACAATAAAAAGTCCCATAGTATATAAGACCCCTGTGAAACAATATGAGACAGTTACAAAGCATACAACATATCAGAACAACATAAGTTGTTTTAGCGTACTTCCTAAACATATTACTCCACCATCTGGTTTAACAAAATTCATGGCAAGAAACCCATTTGAAACCGATTTAACTAATAGACTTCATTTGTCTGTGATAAGCCCCTCTGTTTTCAGTAAG GTTCAAAGTCCATCTGAACAGTCTCCAGACTTTGCATGGAGCGTGGATGAACTGGCTATGATGCAGCCGGCAAGAATAGAAGAATATCCAATGCAACAAATACATTGCATTGATCCAGAGACTGAGGTAAAAGCTCAAGCTGCTATCGATCAATTCTTTAAGGAGAATCAAATTATACCAAGTCCATGggaaatgaagaagaaagatAGTAGAATTAAAACCAAAACGGATACTCCAACCAGAGCATCTAGTGACATGAACACAACATCTTTCAAAGTGAAAAAAGATG GGTGGAGTCAAACAGTATTATCATTGCCGCCTAATTTACCACCGGATGTCGCCGAAGCTTTGAAACCTTACTTTACTTTCACTCAA GAACAAAATTCCGACAGTGACGATGCGAACTCGAGCAACAATTCTTTGAGAAGAAAGTTGTTCTTTAATAATGACGAATGTGCGGAAAATGAGGAAGAAAGTTCTGAATATTTATCACCTGTAGGAATGAATGgttcttttatattatcttcTAGTCATCCACAAAGTGGAATGTTAGTTGATGGAGTTCCATTGAAG GATTCAGATAATCATCTCCATACATCTGAAATTATTCTTAGCAACTTATCTCCTCCAAACATATCTCCTATACACAAAGCAAGAAATAACATGTCTTGTGAAAGTGTAAGGTCTCGAAATCGTTCAGTTGCTCGATTAGATTTCACCACAGAAATGAGCGTGGATGAAACCAATGTGAATGACAAGGAGAATACGAACAATCATTCTTTAg aCGCATCCCTTGACAAAGTTAAAGCACTTGACAATAATTCTACATACATTGAAACTAATCACTTGACTGAGGCGAATATCGCTATAATGAACTCAACAAATCTTGAGAAGAATTTTGAGACTGAAATATTAGAGTTTATTTCTAAGGATCAAAACGATGTACATATGTTTAATCACTTGACTAACTCCTGCAAGATGTTTACTAGTGAAAACTGCATATTGCAACAAACAAATGCCATGTTAGGTATGTCTGATCAGCACAGTGTTTCCAATTCCGTACAGGATACTGGTTATCAGACATACAGTATGAGTAGTACGGTAAATGTCACTGACAGCTACAACATTACTCCAGTGAAGCCAAAGACTGGTTATAGCCATTTATTGGCAGACGACGAATTCCGTCTGTCCGACTGGAAAGAGAACATGAAAAACATATTTAGTTCCACTCCGTCGAGATCAAATAGGGAAAGAGaaaatcatatattttaa